A window from Vigna angularis cultivar LongXiaoDou No.4 chromosome 7, ASM1680809v1, whole genome shotgun sequence encodes these proteins:
- the LOC108338033 gene encoding heat shock protein 90-6, mitochondrial produces MHRLSTTARSSSVSALLRYGGALRRDVVAPISSSQLTKVSEKDTQARWFSILGTDKSSTIESENHPNLRRDLFLGRRCESTAAESSASSSTPAERYEYQAEVSRLMDLIVNSLYSNKEVFLRELISNASDALDKLRFLSVTEPGLLKDAVDFDIRIQTDKDNGIISITDTGIGMTRQELVDCLGTIAQSGTAKFLKALKDSKDAGGDNNLIGQFGVGFYSAFLVSDRVVVSTKSPKSDKQYIWEGEANASSYTITEETDPEKLIPRGTRLTLYLKRDDKGFAHPERIEKLVKNYSQFVSFPIYTWQEKGFTKEVEVEEDTEEAKKDDQDGKTEKKKKTKTVVEKYWDWELTNETQPIWLRNPKEVTKEEYNEFYKKTFNEYLEPLASSHFTTEGEVEFRSILFVPAFAPSGKDDIINPKTKNIRLYVKRVFISDDFDGELFPRYLSFVKGVVDSNDLPLNVSREILQESRIVRIMRKRLVRKAFDMILGISMSENREDYEKFWENFGKHLKLGCIEDRENHKRIAPLLRFFSSQSEEELIGLDEYVENMKPDQKDIYYIASDSVTSAKNTPFLEKLEEKDLEVLFLVDPIDEVAIQNLKSYKEKNFVDISKEDLDLGDKNEEKEKEMKQEFGQTCDWIKKRLGEKVASVQISNRLSSSPCVLVSGKFGWSANMERLMKAQSMGDASGLEFMRSRRVFEINPDHAIIRNLDAAYKTNPNDEDALRAIDLLYDAALVSSGFTPDNPAQLGGKIYEMMGMALTGKWSTPDQFQSTVAQPHIPETVEAEVVEPTEAGSQK; encoded by the exons ATGCACAGACTCTCCACCACTGCTCGTTCTTCTTCCGTCTCCGCCTTGTTGCGCTATGGCGGCGCACTTCGAAGGGACGTGGTTGCTCCCATTTCCTCTTCTCAGTTAACTAAG GTGAGTGAGAAGGACACCCAAGCTAGATGGTTTTCTATTCTGGGCACGGACAAGTCCAGCACAATTGAATCTGAAAATCATCCAAACTTGAGAAGAGATTTGTTCTTGGGTAGACGATGTGAATCAACTGCTGCAGAATCTTCTGCTTCTAGTTCCACACCAGCCGAGAGATATGAATACCAAGCTGAG GTTAGTCGGCTCATGGACCTCATTGTTAACAGTTTATACAGTAACAAAGAAGTGTTTCTTAGGGAACTTATTAG CAATGCAAGTGATGCTTTGGATAAGCTGCGATTTCTGAGTGTAACAGAGCCTGGACTGTTGAAGGATGCAGTTGATTTTGATATCCGAATTCAAACTGATAAGGATAATGGGATCATATCTATTAC TGATACAGGCATTGGTATGACTAGGCAAGAGCTAGTTGATTGCCTTGGAACTATTGCTCAAAGTGGAActgcaaagtttttgaaggCTCTGAAG GATAGCAAGGATGCTGGTGGTGACAACAACTTAATTGGGCAGTTTGGTGTGGGATTTTATTCTGCTTTCCTGGTTTCTGATCGG GTGGTTGTCTCGACTAAGAGTCCAAAATCTGATAAGCAATACATCTGGGAAGGAGAGGCAAATGCTAGCTCATATACCATAACTGAGGAAACAGATCCTGAGAAGCTGATTCCAAGAGGAACTCGTCTTACTCTTTATCTCAAG AGGGATGACAAAGGTTTTGCTCATCCAGAGCGTATTGAAAAGCTTGTGAAAAACTATTCACAATTTGTCTCGTTCCCAATATACACTTGGCAGGAAAAGGGATTCACCAAAGAA GTGGAAGTTGAGGAGGATACGGAGGAAGCTAAAAAGGATGATCAAGATGGGAAGACTGAG aaaaagaagaaaactaaaACTGTTGTTGAGAAGTACTGGGATTGGGAGCTGACAAATGAGACCCAACCAATCTGG CTCCGCAATCCTAAAGAAGTCACTAAAGAGGAGTACAATGAATTCTACAAGAAAACTTTTAATGAATACTTGGAGCCATTAGCATCCTCACACTTTACCACAGAG GGTGAAGTAGAATTTAGATCTATACTTTTCGTTCCAGCCTTTGCTCCCTCAGGGAAGGATGACATAATCAATCCCAAGACCAAGAATATAAGACTTTATGTGAAGAGAGTGTTCATTTCAGATGACTTTGATGGAGAACTG TTCCCTCGATACTTGAGCTTTGTCAAAGGTGTTGTTGACTCAAATGACCTCCCACTTAATGTGTCACGTGAAATTCTTCAAGAGAGCCGCATA GTGCGGATTATGAGGAAACGTTTAGTTCGGAAAGCTTTTGACATGATTCTGGGAATATCCATGAGTGAGAACAGAGAG GATTATGAAAAATTCTGGGAGAACTTTGGCAAACACTTGAAATTGGGTTGCATTGAAGACCGTGAGAATCACAAACGTATTGCTCCATTGCTTCGCTTTTTCTCATCCCAAAGTGAGGAAGAACTGATTGGCTTGGATGAATATGTGGAGAACATGAAACCTGATCAAAAGGATATTTATTATATTGCTTCTGACAGTGTGACTAGTGCGAAGAACACCCCTTTCTTAGAGAAACTTGAGGAGAAGGATCTTGAA GTTCTGTTTTTGGTGGATCCAATAGATGAGGTTGCCATTCAAAACCTTAAATCATACAAGGAAAAGAATTTTGTTGACATTAGCAAAGAAGACTTGGATCTAG GTGATAAGAatgaggaaaaggaaaaagaaatgaagCAGGAATTTGGCCAAACATGTGACTGGATCAAGAAGCGACTGGGAGAAAAAGTTGCAAGTGTGCAAATTTCAAACCGACTTAGCTCTTCACCTTGTGTTCTGGTGTCTGGGAAATTTGGTTGGTCTGCAAACATGGAAAG GCTGATGAAGGCACAGAGTATGGGTGATGCATCCGGCTTGGAATTCATGAGGAGCAGAAGGGTGTTTGAGATCAACCCTGACCATGCCATTATCAGGAATTTGGAT GCTGCATATAAAACGAATCCCAATGATGAAGATGCCCTCAGAGCTATCGATCTTTTGTATGATGCAGCTTTGGTTTCCAGTGGTTTTACG CCTGATAATCCAGCACAACTTGGAGGGAAGATATACGAGATGATGGGTATGGCTCTTACAGGTAAATGGTCGACTCCTGATCAGTTCCAGTCCACTGTAGCGCAGCCCCATATCCCAGAAACTGTAGAAGCTGAGGTTGTCGAACCTACTGAGGCTGGCAGTCAGAAGTGA
- the LOC108338035 gene encoding uncharacterized protein LOC108338035, producing the protein MHSLVLYTTSNPLHAKPYQNIKNTPTSFFTHCQMGRQGNDPTTTVNSSIALLQERFRQLEKVKERREGKQLLKLLSSENTSSSIMQNPSSQNSQQQQQPRMVPPLHRPILHDSLSLGLNFSTQGDHNTMNTKPPPSSNLWPQGSPTSRNFDTSDVDTSLHL; encoded by the coding sequence ATGCACTCCCTTGTATTGTATACCACTTCCAACCCACTCCATGCCAAACCCTACCAAAATATAAAGAACACCCCAACTTCATTTTTTACTCACTGCCAAATGGGTAGGCAAGGTAATGATCCTACTACCACTGTGAACTCCTCCATTGCTCTTCTTCAAGAAAGGTTTAGACAGTTGGAGAAGGtcaaagaaagaagagaggGCAAACAACTCCTTAAACTCTTATCATCTGAGAACACTTCATCATCTATTATGCAGAACCCCTCATCACAGAActctcaacaacaacaacaaccaagaATGGTGCCTCCTCTACATAGGCCAATTCTCCATGATTCTCTTTCTCTTGGCCTCAACTTCTCCACACAAGGCGATCACAACACCATGAACACGAAACCACCACCTTCCTCCAATCTATGGCCTCAGGGATCACCAACATCAAGAAATTTTGATACCTCAGACGTTGATACTTCTCTTCATCtgtaa